In Triticum urartu cultivar G1812 chromosome 6, Tu2.1, whole genome shotgun sequence, the following proteins share a genomic window:
- the LOC125515309 gene encoding protein NRT1/ PTR FAMILY 8.3-like isoform X1 yields MKKHTILVPSPRPYVVLDAGEEPERGFAVRAPLLRQLTYRSSPSFKRSKSGLASPSFSASPSFSASPSFSYLASPRPRVLPSPRINEHETLLAIPSPTIQEEASLPPLLDDHNRPSSKAPFVVLGFECLESTAFNGISTNLVVYLETVLHGSNLASASSVTTWIGTSYLTPIFGAVVADTYWGNYNTILVSLAFYLLGMILVTSSALLPPVAAVAGASGFLSAKTLAFVGLYLVAIGSGGVRSSLLPFGAEQFDDAVVADREGKAAFFSLFYLCVDFGPIVSGLLIVYIQQNVSWALGFGIATACIAAAYAAFLLATPMYKRTMPTGSPLKSLCQVVVAACRKVSLCLPSDAGLLHEASDKDDEPRIAHTAEFSFFDRAAVYSELDLAERIDGEPGSSWKLCTVTQVEELKILLRLLPVWTTSIIVSVAYSQMNTTFIQQGSAMDINVLSLSIPAASLLSFEVLCVLTWVLLYSWVIVPALSKFSISSGGEPSQLQRMGAGRVLMAVSMAIAALVETSRLASSARGEQMSIAWQLPQYFFLAGGEVFCYIAQLEFFYNEAPDTMKSMCTSLALLTIALGSYLSSFIYAVIELLTATADSPGWIADDLNQGHLDYFFWIMAAISMINFLVYSAFARNYKLKTVLS; encoded by the exons CTCACCTACCGTTCGTCTCCGTCGTTCAAACGATCCAAGAGCGGCCTCGCCTCCCCCTCCTTCTCGGCCTCACCCTCCTTCTCGGCGTCCCCTTCCTTCTCCTACTTGGCCTCCCCCAGGCCCAGGGTCCTGCCTTCCCCGAGGATCAATGAACACGAGACCCTGCTCGCGATTCCCTCGCCGACGATCCAAGAGGAGGCCTCGCTACCGCCACTTCTCGACGACCACAACAGACCCAGCAGCAAGGCGCCATTCGTGGTGCTAG GGTTCGAGTGCCTGGAGAGCACGGCGTTCAACGGCATCTCGACGAACCTGGTGGTGTACCTGGAGACGGTGCTGCACGGGAGCAACCTGGCGAGCGCCTCCAGCGTCACCACGTGGATCGGCACCAGCTACCTGACGCCCATCTTCGGCGCCGTCGTCGCCGACACCTACTGGGGCAACTACAACACCATCCTCGTCTCCCTCGCCTTCTACCTGCTCGGCATGATCCTCGTCACCTCCTCGGCCCTCCTGCCCCCGGTCGCGGCCGTCGCCGGCGCGTCCGGCTTCCTCAGCGCAAAGACGCTGGCGTTCGTGGGGCTCTACCTGGTGGCCATCGGGAGCGGCGGGGTGCGGTCCTCGCTGCTCCCGTTCGGTGCGGAGCAGTTCGACGACGCGGTGGTGGCGGACCGGGAGGGCAAGGCGGCCTTCTTCAGCCTCTTCTACCTCTGCGTCGACTTCGGGCCCATCGTCTCCGGCCTCCTCATCGTCTACATCCAGCAGAACGTCAGCTGGGCGCTCGGCTTCGGGATCGCCACCGCCTGCATCGCGGCCGCCTACGCCGCCTTCCTGCTCGCCACGCCCATGTACAAGCGCACCATGCCCACCGGCTCGCCGCTCAAGAGCCTCTGCCAGGTCGTCGTCGCCGCCTGCAGGAAGGTCAGCCTCTGCCTGCCCTCTGACGCCGGCCTCCTCCACGAGGCCAGCGACAAGGACGACGAGCCCAGAATCGCGCACACCGCCGAGTTCAGCTTCTTCGACAGGGCGGCCGTCTACTCGGAGCTGGACCTGGCCGAGAGGATCGACGGCGAGCCGGGCTCGTCCTGGAAGCTCTGCACCGTCACGCAGGTCGAGGAGCTCAAGATCCTGCTCCGGCTCCTGCCCGTCTGGACGACCAGCATCATCGTCTCCGTGGCATACTCCCAGATGAACACCACCTTCATCCAGCAGGGCAGCGCCATGGACATCAACGTGCTGTCCCTCTCCATACCGGCGGCGTCGCTGCTCTCCTTCGAGGTGCTCTGCGTGCTCACCTGGGTGCTCCTCTACAGCTGGGTCATCGTGCCGGCGCTGAGCAAGTTCTCCATCTCCTCGGGCGGGGAGCCGTCGCAGCTGCAGCGGATGGGCGCGGGGCGCGTCCTCATGGCGGTCTCCATGGCGATCGCGGCGCTCGTGGAGACGAGCCGGCTCGCCAGCTCCGCGCGCGGCGAGCAGATGAGCATCGCGTGGCAGCTGCCGCAGTACTTCTTCCTCGCCGGCGGGGAGGTGTTCTGCTACATCGCGCAGCTGGAGTTCTTCTACAACGAGGCGCCGGACACCATGAAGAGCATGTGCACCTCGCTGGCGCTGCTCACCATCGCGCTCGGCAGCTACCTGAGCTCCTTCATATACGCCGTCATTGAGCTGCTCACGGCGACGGCCGACAGCCCAGGCTGGATCGCCGACGACCTCAACCAGGGGCACCTCGACTACTTCTTCTGGATCATGGCCGCCATCTCCATGATCAACTTCTTGGTGTACAGCGCGTTCGCCAGGAACTACAAGCTCAAGACGGTCCTCTCGTGA
- the LOC125515309 gene encoding protein NRT1/ PTR FAMILY 8.3-like isoform X2, giving the protein MKKHTIQVPSPRPYHLLDAGEDPEGGVAVRAPLLRQLTYRSSPSFKRSKSGLASPSFSASPSFSASPSFSYLASPRPRVLPSPRINEHETLLAIPSPTIQEEASLPPLLDDHNRPSSKAPFVVLGFECLESTAFNGISTNLVVYLETVLHGSNLASASSVTTWIGTSYLTPIFGAVVADTYWGNYNTILVSLAFYLLGMILVTSSALLPPVAAVAGASGFLSAKTLAFVGLYLVAIGSGGVRSSLLPFGAEQFDDAVVADREGKAAFFSLFYLCVDFGPIVSGLLIVYIQQNVSWALGFGIATACIAAAYAAFLLATPMYKRTMPTGSPLKSLCQVVVAACRKVSLCLPSDAGLLHEASDKDDEPRIAHTAEFSFFDRAAVYSELDLAERIDGEPGSSWKLCTVTQVEELKILLRLLPVWTTSIIVSVAYSQMNTTFIQQGSAMDINVLSLSIPAASLLSFEVLCVLTWVLLYSWVIVPALSKFSISSGGEPSQLQRMGAGRVLMAVSMAIAALVETSRLASSARGEQMSIAWQLPQYFFLAGGEVFCYIAQLEFFYNEAPDTMKSMCTSLALLTIALGSYLSSFIYAVIELLTATADSPGWIADDLNQGHLDYFFWIMAAISMINFLVYSAFARNYKLKTVLS; this is encoded by the exons CTCACCTACCGTTCGTCTCCGTCGTTCAAACGATCCAAGAGCGGCCTCGCCTCCCCCTCCTTCTCGGCCTCACCCTCCTTCTCGGCGTCCCCTTCCTTCTCCTACTTGGCCTCCCCCAGGCCCAGGGTCCTGCCTTCCCCGAGGATCAATGAACACGAGACCCTGCTCGCGATTCCCTCGCCGACGATCCAAGAGGAGGCCTCGCTACCGCCACTTCTCGACGACCACAACAGACCCAGCAGCAAGGCGCCATTCGTGGTGCTAG GGTTCGAGTGCCTGGAGAGCACGGCGTTCAACGGCATCTCGACGAACCTGGTGGTGTACCTGGAGACGGTGCTGCACGGGAGCAACCTGGCGAGCGCCTCCAGCGTCACCACGTGGATCGGCACCAGCTACCTGACGCCCATCTTCGGCGCCGTCGTCGCCGACACCTACTGGGGCAACTACAACACCATCCTCGTCTCCCTCGCCTTCTACCTGCTCGGCATGATCCTCGTCACCTCCTCGGCCCTCCTGCCCCCGGTCGCGGCCGTCGCCGGCGCGTCCGGCTTCCTCAGCGCAAAGACGCTGGCGTTCGTGGGGCTCTACCTGGTGGCCATCGGGAGCGGCGGGGTGCGGTCCTCGCTGCTCCCGTTCGGTGCGGAGCAGTTCGACGACGCGGTGGTGGCGGACCGGGAGGGCAAGGCGGCCTTCTTCAGCCTCTTCTACCTCTGCGTCGACTTCGGGCCCATCGTCTCCGGCCTCCTCATCGTCTACATCCAGCAGAACGTCAGCTGGGCGCTCGGCTTCGGGATCGCCACCGCCTGCATCGCGGCCGCCTACGCCGCCTTCCTGCTCGCCACGCCCATGTACAAGCGCACCATGCCCACCGGCTCGCCGCTCAAGAGCCTCTGCCAGGTCGTCGTCGCCGCCTGCAGGAAGGTCAGCCTCTGCCTGCCCTCTGACGCCGGCCTCCTCCACGAGGCCAGCGACAAGGACGACGAGCCCAGAATCGCGCACACCGCCGAGTTCAGCTTCTTCGACAGGGCGGCCGTCTACTCGGAGCTGGACCTGGCCGAGAGGATCGACGGCGAGCCGGGCTCGTCCTGGAAGCTCTGCACCGTCACGCAGGTCGAGGAGCTCAAGATCCTGCTCCGGCTCCTGCCCGTCTGGACGACCAGCATCATCGTCTCCGTGGCATACTCCCAGATGAACACCACCTTCATCCAGCAGGGCAGCGCCATGGACATCAACGTGCTGTCCCTCTCCATACCGGCGGCGTCGCTGCTCTCCTTCGAGGTGCTCTGCGTGCTCACCTGGGTGCTCCTCTACAGCTGGGTCATCGTGCCGGCGCTGAGCAAGTTCTCCATCTCCTCGGGCGGGGAGCCGTCGCAGCTGCAGCGGATGGGCGCGGGGCGCGTCCTCATGGCGGTCTCCATGGCGATCGCGGCGCTCGTGGAGACGAGCCGGCTCGCCAGCTCCGCGCGCGGCGAGCAGATGAGCATCGCGTGGCAGCTGCCGCAGTACTTCTTCCTCGCCGGCGGGGAGGTGTTCTGCTACATCGCGCAGCTGGAGTTCTTCTACAACGAGGCGCCGGACACCATGAAGAGCATGTGCACCTCGCTGGCGCTGCTCACCATCGCGCTCGGCAGCTACCTGAGCTCCTTCATATACGCCGTCATTGAGCTGCTCACGGCGACGGCCGACAGCCCAGGCTGGATCGCCGACGACCTCAACCAGGGGCACCTCGACTACTTCTTCTGGATCATGGCCGCCATCTCCATGATCAACTTCTTGGTGTACAGCGCGTTCGCCAGGAACTACAAGCTCAAGACGGTCCTCTCGTGA